One segment of Curtobacterium sp. MR_MD2014 DNA contains the following:
- a CDS encoding sensor histidine kinase, with amino-acid sequence MDRITRHRNWGLHVAVAVAVALVSVIAATDWSPWPSRWPAFVALGLLTLAYVTYGWRGYDEPRAAAAFVPLLVVVALALPAVVPSTAFIQSVLFPVAWCQVERVRTAVWVSVAIGIASGVGLQIASGLDALAGTIIIEAISVLGACALGLWISRIARLSDERRRLIEQLEATQQSLAEANRAAGVTSERERLAREIHDTVAQDLAGIVMLTERARADLAADRSDRLDERLAVLEESARTALEESRTLVAAGAAGVASDGLGAALHRLGERFTRETGIPVAVDAPDCPLDRDAQVVLLRVGQEALANVRAHARATSARVALHVDGRCVVLRVEDDGVGFDAAAPTVGHGLRGLRDRLALAGGTCVVTSTPGTGTAIEASVPAGAEPSLPAAPEQSSVSGATR; translated from the coding sequence ATGGACCGGATCACCAGGCACCGCAACTGGGGACTGCACGTCGCGGTGGCAGTCGCCGTCGCGCTCGTGTCGGTGATCGCAGCGACCGACTGGTCGCCCTGGCCGTCACGCTGGCCTGCCTTCGTCGCCCTCGGGTTGCTCACCCTGGCGTACGTGACGTACGGCTGGCGTGGGTACGACGAGCCCCGCGCCGCAGCAGCCTTCGTGCCGTTGCTCGTGGTCGTCGCCCTCGCGCTGCCCGCGGTCGTACCGAGCACCGCGTTCATCCAGTCCGTCCTGTTCCCCGTGGCATGGTGCCAGGTCGAGCGCGTCCGTACCGCCGTCTGGGTCTCGGTCGCCATCGGCATCGCGTCGGGCGTCGGCCTGCAGATAGCATCCGGCCTGGACGCCCTCGCCGGCACGATCATCATCGAAGCGATCAGCGTCCTCGGCGCTTGCGCGCTCGGGCTCTGGATCTCCCGGATCGCCAGGCTGTCCGACGAGCGCCGCAGGCTCATCGAGCAGCTCGAGGCGACGCAGCAGTCCCTCGCCGAGGCGAACCGCGCTGCCGGGGTCACGAGCGAACGGGAACGCCTGGCCCGCGAGATCCACGACACCGTGGCGCAGGACCTCGCCGGCATCGTCATGCTCACCGAGCGGGCACGCGCCGACCTCGCTGCCGACCGGTCCGACCGGCTCGACGAGCGCCTCGCCGTGCTCGAGGAGTCCGCCCGGACCGCGCTCGAGGAATCGCGGACCCTGGTCGCGGCCGGCGCCGCGGGGGTCGCCAGCGACGGCCTGGGTGCTGCGCTGCACCGGCTCGGCGAACGCTTCACCCGCGAGACAGGCATCCCGGTCGCGGTCGACGCGCCGGACTGCCCGCTCGACCGCGACGCGCAGGTGGTCCTGCTCCGCGTCGGTCAGGAGGCACTGGCGAACGTCCGCGCACACGCTCGGGCCACCTCGGCGCGCGTCGCACTGCACGTGGACGGCCGGTGCGTCGTCCTGCGTGTCGAGGACGACGGCGTCGGCTTCGACGCCGCTGCACCGACCGTCGGGCACGGCCTGCGTGGGCTGCGCGACCGACTCGCCCTGGCGGGCGGGACCTGCGTCGTGACGTCGACACCGGGGACCGGCACCGCGATCGAAGCGTCGGTCCCGGCCGGAGCCGAACCGAGCCTCCCGGCCGCACCGGAGCAGTCCTCCGTCTCCGGAGCGACGCGGTGA
- a CDS encoding ABC transporter permease, with the protein MNPAVSIRLGAHRIAYELRSYFRAPDSVFFTFLFPIVMLALFSVAFSSADDIQAGPGVSVDYATYYLPGLVATGFLLSGTQALGVDIAGERSDGTLKRLGGTPLPVVSYFVGKIGMVLVTSIVQTALLLVVAGVVFGVDLPTDGGAWARFAGIMLLGVATASVLGIAISALPREGRRATATVVPIVLVLQFISGVYLPFTQLPDWLQTVASVFPLRWMASGMRSVFLPDAFASAEPGGAWHLGLGVLVLAAWLVVGTIACLLTFRWNRRDS; encoded by the coding sequence ATGAACCCCGCAGTCAGCATCCGCCTCGGCGCCCACCGCATCGCGTACGAGCTCCGGTCGTACTTCCGCGCACCGGACTCGGTCTTCTTCACCTTCCTCTTCCCGATCGTCATGCTCGCGCTGTTCTCGGTGGCCTTCAGCAGCGCCGACGACATCCAGGCGGGGCCGGGCGTCAGCGTCGACTACGCCACCTACTACCTGCCCGGACTCGTCGCCACCGGCTTCCTGCTCTCCGGCACGCAGGCACTCGGCGTGGACATCGCCGGCGAGCGCAGCGACGGGACGCTCAAGCGCCTGGGCGGCACCCCGCTGCCGGTCGTGAGCTACTTCGTCGGCAAGATCGGCATGGTCCTCGTGACCTCGATCGTGCAGACCGCGCTGCTCCTCGTCGTCGCGGGCGTCGTCTTCGGCGTCGACTTGCCGACCGACGGCGGTGCGTGGGCGCGGTTCGCCGGCATCATGCTCCTGGGTGTCGCGACGGCGAGCGTCCTCGGCATCGCGATCTCGGCGCTCCCCCGCGAGGGCCGCCGCGCCACCGCCACCGTCGTCCCGATCGTCCTGGTCCTGCAGTTCATCTCCGGTGTGTACCTCCCCTTCACCCAGCTGCCCGACTGGCTGCAGACCGTCGCGAGCGTGTTCCCGCTGCGCTGGATGGCATCGGGGATGCGCTCGGTCTTCCTGCCGGACGCGTTCGCGTCCGCCGAGCCGGGAGGCGCGTGGCACCTCGGACTCGGAGTCCTCGTCCTGGCAGCATGGCTGGTCGTCGGCACCATCGCGTGCCTGCTGACGTTCCGGTGGAACCGGCGGGACTCCTGA
- a CDS encoding ABC transporter ATP-binding protein, with amino-acid sequence MSTTPAVTVEHLTKQYPGGKTAVDDVSFTIAPGETFALLGPNGAGKSTTVEILEGFRSRTGGEVRVLGHDPAHASRSHNARVGIVLQTSGESPNVTVAEELQHFRHLYPRSRPVDELLAATGLEAQRNTRISRLSGGQRRRVDVALGIIGRPEVLFLDEPTTGFDPEARRQFWQLIRSVSAEGTTVLLTTHYLDEAAHLADRAAVLAGGRLLDVAPIDAIGGQDARTPIVRWQDDTGARHERRTTDPTALVRSATTPMHALEVVRPSLEDVYLTMISEHAA; translated from the coding sequence ATGTCCACCACACCGGCCGTCACGGTCGAGCACCTCACGAAGCAGTACCCCGGCGGCAAGACCGCCGTCGACGACGTCTCCTTCACGATCGCCCCCGGCGAGACCTTCGCGCTGCTCGGCCCGAACGGTGCCGGCAAGTCCACCACGGTCGAGATCCTCGAGGGCTTCCGATCCCGCACCGGCGGCGAGGTCCGGGTCCTCGGGCACGACCCCGCGCACGCCAGTCGCAGCCACAACGCCCGCGTCGGCATCGTCCTGCAGACCAGCGGCGAGTCCCCGAACGTCACCGTCGCCGAGGAGCTGCAGCACTTCCGGCACCTGTACCCGCGCAGCCGCCCTGTGGACGAACTCCTCGCCGCCACCGGCCTCGAGGCCCAGCGCAACACCCGCATCAGCCGCCTCTCCGGAGGGCAGCGCCGCCGCGTCGACGTCGCCCTCGGGATCATCGGCCGACCCGAGGTCCTGTTCCTCGACGAGCCGACCACCGGCTTCGACCCCGAGGCCCGCCGGCAGTTCTGGCAGCTGATCCGCAGTGTCAGCGCCGAGGGCACCACCGTCCTGCTCACCACGCACTACCTCGACGAGGCCGCGCACCTCGCGGACCGCGCGGCCGTGCTCGCCGGCGGACGACTGCTCGACGTCGCCCCCATCGACGCGATCGGTGGACAGGACGCACGCACACCGATCGTCCGGTGGCAGGACGATACCGGCGCGCGGCACGAGCGCCGGACGACCGACCCCACCGCACTGGTCCGGAGCGCCACGACCCCGATGCACGCGCTCGAGGTCGTCCGCCCCTCGCTCGAGGACGTCTACCTCACCATGATCTCGGAGCACGCAGCATGA
- a CDS encoding ATP-binding cassette domain-containing protein, producing MPAPHHPADQPSSSDGFIRVRGAREHNLQDVDVDIPRDRIVAFTGVSGSGKSSLAFGTVFAEAQRRFLESVAPYARRLIAQGSTPHVDEITGLPPAVALQQRRGAPSTRSTVGTLTTLSNSVRMLYSRAGTYPEGAEQLYSDSFSPNTVAGACPRCHGLGTAHEVTEASAVHDPSLSIREGAITAWPGAWQGKNLRDVTAVLGYDIERPWRELPQEDRDWLLFTEEQPVVEVHPKRDRVAKPYKGRFWSARQYTLHTLADSQSETQRNKALRFVESGPCQLCHGSGLTRAALAVTFGGLSIAAFNALPLAQVAEVLRPAAELKDPSPAQSRVTSGERSEVAKSIATDLLGRVEVLVGLGLGYLGLDRATPTLSPGETQRLRIATQLRSGLFGVVYVLDEPSAGLHPADAESLVQVLDDLRASGNSVFVVEHDMDIVRRADWIVDVGPGAGPGGGRVLYSGPPEGLAGVPESVTRRYLQPRTSPVEHEQREPVGTLELRGLTLHNLRGQDGNGLDVDLPLGVLTAVTGVSGSGKSSLVGGVLPSVATQHPLVSRVVEVDQKPIGRTPRSNLATYTGMFDAVRQAFAATEDARERGWTAGRFSFNVEGSRCEVCQGEGSVSVELLFLPGSWAPCPECHGARYNAETLEVRRAGSTVADVLGMTVDEASDALADLPAAARALDALRSVGLGYLRLGQPAPELSGGEAQRIKLATELQRARTGHTLYLLDEPTTGLHPADVELLTAQLQRLTDAGNTVVVVEHVMTVVAQADHVVDMGPAGGDEGGQVVASGTPREVAASATSRTAPYLRAALGS from the coding sequence ATGCCCGCCCCGCACCACCCTGCCGACCAGCCGTCGTCGTCCGACGGGTTCATCCGCGTCCGTGGCGCCCGTGAACACAACCTGCAGGACGTCGACGTCGACATCCCCCGCGACCGGATCGTCGCCTTCACCGGTGTCTCCGGCTCGGGCAAGTCGAGCCTGGCCTTCGGCACCGTCTTCGCCGAGGCACAGCGTCGCTTCCTCGAGTCCGTCGCGCCGTACGCCCGACGGCTCATCGCGCAGGGTTCGACACCGCACGTCGACGAGATCACGGGTCTGCCCCCGGCGGTCGCCCTGCAGCAGCGCCGCGGCGCCCCGAGCACCCGCTCGACCGTCGGCACCCTGACGACGTTGAGCAACTCGGTCCGCATGCTCTACTCGCGCGCCGGCACCTACCCCGAGGGCGCCGAGCAGCTGTACTCCGACTCGTTCTCGCCGAACACCGTCGCCGGGGCGTGCCCGCGCTGTCACGGCCTCGGCACCGCGCACGAGGTGACGGAGGCCTCGGCGGTGCACGACCCGTCGCTGTCCATCCGTGAGGGCGCGATCACCGCCTGGCCCGGTGCGTGGCAGGGCAAGAACCTCCGCGACGTGACGGCGGTGCTCGGCTACGACATCGAGCGTCCGTGGCGGGAGCTCCCGCAGGAGGACCGCGACTGGCTGCTCTTCACCGAGGAGCAGCCCGTCGTCGAGGTCCACCCGAAGCGCGACCGGGTGGCGAAGCCGTACAAGGGCCGGTTCTGGAGCGCCCGGCAGTACACGCTGCACACCCTCGCCGACTCCCAGAGCGAGACCCAGCGGAACAAGGCCCTGCGCTTCGTCGAGTCCGGCCCGTGCCAGCTCTGCCACGGCTCCGGGCTGACTAGGGCAGCCCTCGCGGTGACGTTCGGCGGCCTGTCGATCGCCGCGTTCAACGCACTGCCGCTCGCACAGGTGGCCGAGGTCCTGCGCCCCGCAGCCGAGCTGAAGGACCCGTCGCCCGCGCAGAGCCGTGTGACGTCCGGGGAGCGGTCCGAGGTCGCGAAGTCGATCGCCACGGACCTGCTCGGTCGGGTCGAGGTGCTCGTCGGACTCGGCCTCGGGTACCTCGGGCTCGACCGGGCGACGCCGACGCTCTCCCCCGGTGAGACGCAGCGCCTGCGGATCGCGACGCAGCTCCGGTCGGGGCTGTTCGGCGTGGTCTACGTGCTCGACGAACCGAGCGCAGGGCTGCACCCGGCGGACGCGGAGTCCCTCGTGCAGGTCCTCGACGACCTCCGCGCCAGCGGCAACAGCGTCTTCGTGGTGGAGCACGACATGGACATCGTCCGGCGTGCGGACTGGATCGTGGACGTCGGCCCCGGTGCCGGTCCGGGCGGCGGGCGGGTGCTGTACAGCGGCCCGCCCGAGGGCCTGGCCGGCGTCCCCGAGAGCGTCACTCGGCGCTACCTGCAGCCCCGGACCTCGCCCGTCGAGCACGAGCAGCGCGAACCCGTGGGCACGCTCGAACTCCGTGGCCTCACCCTGCACAACCTGCGCGGCCAGGACGGGAACGGGCTCGACGTCGACCTGCCCCTCGGGGTGTTGACCGCGGTGACCGGGGTCTCCGGCTCGGGCAAGTCGTCGCTCGTCGGTGGCGTGCTGCCGTCGGTCGCGACGCAGCACCCGCTCGTGTCCCGCGTCGTCGAGGTCGACCAGAAGCCGATCGGCCGCACACCCCGCTCGAACCTCGCGACCTACACGGGCATGTTCGATGCCGTCCGGCAGGCCTTCGCCGCGACCGAGGACGCCCGGGAACGTGGCTGGACCGCCGGGAGGTTCTCGTTCAACGTCGAGGGCAGCCGCTGCGAGGTCTGCCAGGGCGAGGGCTCGGTCTCCGTCGAGCTCCTGTTCCTGCCGGGCAGCTGGGCGCCGTGCCCGGAGTGCCACGGTGCCCGGTACAACGCCGAGACGCTCGAGGTCCGCCGGGCCGGCTCGACCGTCGCGGACGTCCTCGGCATGACCGTCGACGAGGCATCGGACGCCCTCGCCGACCTGCCCGCCGCCGCCCGCGCGCTGGATGCCCTGCGCAGCGTCGGTCTCGGCTACCTCCGACTCGGGCAGCCCGCGCCGGAACTGTCCGGCGGCGAGGCCCAGCGCATCAAGCTCGCCACCGAACTCCAACGCGCACGGACCGGCCACACGCTCTACCTGCTCGACGAGCCGACCACGGGCCTGCACCCGGCGGACGTCGAACTCCTCACCGCGCAGCTCCAGCGGCTCACCGACGCGGGGAACACCGTCGTCGTGGTCGAGCACGTGATGACGGTCGTGGCGCAGGCGGACCACGTCGTCGACATGGGTCCGGCCGGTGGTGACGAGGGCGGCCAGGTCGTGGCATCCGGGACACCGCGCGAGGTCGCGGCGTCCGCCACGAGCCGCACGGCGCCGTACTTGCGGGCAGCGCTCGGGAGCTGA
- a CDS encoding NADP-dependent oxidoreductase produces MKVVGVETFGGPEALAVHEVPEPHAGSGTVRIRVQAFAVNPTDTGVRAGQRDSSEASPPYVPGMDAAGVIDEVGDDVEGWQVGDQVMAMALPLSEHGGAYVEYLVAPVGSFTRIPAGLSIEEAATVPMNGLTALQILARAELSQGDTLAVTGSAGLLGNYVVQLAEQRGITVIADAAPKDEDLVRSLGPDHMVRRGDGFAAAVRGIVPDGVDALADAAVQRDEVVDAVRDGGFFADVRGWEGNGARGIRFERIMVFSEYTSFDLLEELRLAVEDGVLVPRVAEVLPASRAAEAHERLEAGGTRGRFVLTW; encoded by the coding sequence ATGAAGGTCGTCGGAGTCGAAACGTTCGGAGGGCCCGAAGCCCTCGCCGTCCACGAGGTCCCGGAGCCCCACGCCGGCTCCGGGACCGTCCGCATCAGGGTGCAGGCGTTCGCCGTGAACCCCACGGACACCGGCGTGCGCGCAGGGCAGCGTGACTCGTCCGAGGCCTCGCCGCCGTACGTGCCGGGCATGGACGCCGCCGGCGTCATCGACGAGGTCGGCGACGACGTCGAGGGCTGGCAGGTCGGGGACCAGGTGATGGCGATGGCCCTGCCGCTCTCCGAGCACGGCGGCGCCTACGTGGAGTACCTCGTCGCGCCGGTCGGGTCCTTCACGCGGATCCCGGCGGGGCTGTCGATCGAGGAAGCCGCGACCGTCCCGATGAACGGCCTGACCGCGTTGCAGATCCTCGCCCGCGCGGAGCTCTCGCAGGGCGACACACTCGCCGTGACCGGATCCGCGGGGCTGCTCGGCAACTACGTCGTGCAGCTCGCGGAGCAGCGGGGCATCACGGTCATCGCCGACGCAGCGCCGAAGGACGAGGACCTCGTGCGGTCCCTCGGGCCGGACCACATGGTGCGCCGCGGGGACGGCTTCGCCGCAGCCGTGCGCGGCATCGTGCCGGACGGCGTCGACGCGCTCGCCGACGCCGCGGTGCAGCGGGACGAGGTCGTCGACGCGGTGCGCGACGGCGGGTTCTTCGCGGACGTGCGGGGCTGGGAGGGCAACGGTGCTCGTGGGATCCGGTTCGAGCGGATCATGGTCTTCTCCGAGTACACGTCGTTCGACCTGCTCGAGGAGCTGCGTCTGGCGGTGGAGGACGGGGTCCTCGTGCCGCGGGTCGCCGAGGTACTGCCCGCGTCGCGTGCTGCGGAGGCGCACGAGCGGCTGGAAGCCGGCGGGACGCGGGGGCGGTTCGTGCTCACCTGGTGA
- a CDS encoding lactococcin 972 family bacteriocin, protein MGKKLISIAAAAVVVAAIGPVGATAAVAVASDSPASSGRVVEGGASADRVGETRNGTAYPEGGTWTYGVWSGEVHSVYQHNGSTHRASVKSHGVVTRSAWQPPTKVAYAHRPKAVSGNQAFWARRG, encoded by the coding sequence GTGGGGAAGAAGTTGATCTCGATCGCAGCCGCCGCGGTCGTCGTGGCCGCCATCGGGCCGGTCGGAGCGACCGCGGCGGTGGCGGTGGCGTCGGACTCTCCGGCGTCGTCCGGACGGGTGGTCGAGGGAGGCGCGTCCGCTGACCGGGTCGGCGAGACCCGGAACGGGACGGCCTACCCGGAGGGCGGCACGTGGACCTACGGCGTGTGGAGCGGCGAGGTGCACTCGGTCTACCAGCACAACGGCTCTACGCACCGTGCATCGGTGAAGTCGCACGGCGTCGTGACCCGATCGGCGTGGCAGCCACCGACGAAGGTCGCGTACGCCCACCGGCCGAAGGCGGTTTCCGGAAACCAGGCGTTCTGGGCCCGCCGCGGATGA
- a CDS encoding ABC transporter ATP-binding protein: MVIGAPVLEVDGLGFDIGPRRLWDELSLSVRPGDAVAVLGPSGQGKTTLLRCLGGLQTPTRGAVRLRGEDVHRSVRRARRLMRRDRVGFVVQDHAVVPQWTIEQNLGVVRPTGVPRRERDERIQEAANAVGLGGRLRIRAGFLSGGEQQRVAVARVLVQRPVLVLADEPTASLDEMSAALVRDGLEQLRSAGSAIVVATHDATLQEWAGGQIAL; the protein is encoded by the coding sequence ATGGTGATCGGAGCGCCGGTGCTCGAAGTCGACGGACTGGGGTTCGACATCGGGCCCCGGAGGTTGTGGGACGAGCTGTCCCTGTCCGTCCGACCGGGGGACGCCGTCGCAGTCCTCGGGCCGTCGGGGCAGGGGAAGACGACGCTGCTCCGCTGTCTCGGCGGGCTGCAGACCCCGACGCGAGGGGCTGTCCGGTTGCGGGGCGAGGACGTGCACCGGAGTGTTCGTCGCGCCCGGCGGCTGATGCGGCGGGACCGCGTCGGGTTCGTCGTGCAGGACCACGCGGTCGTGCCGCAGTGGACGATCGAGCAGAACCTCGGCGTCGTGCGGCCGACCGGTGTCCCTCGGCGTGAGCGCGACGAGCGGATCCAGGAGGCGGCGAACGCGGTGGGGCTCGGGGGTCGCCTCCGGATTCGGGCTGGGTTCCTCAGCGGCGGGGAGCAGCAGCGGGTCGCCGTCGCTCGTGTGCTCGTACAACGGCCGGTGCTGGTGCTCGCGGACGAGCCGACGGCCTCGCTCGACGAGATGAGCGCGGCGCTGGTGCGGGACGGACTCGAGCAGCTCCGGAGCGCGGGGAGCGCGATCGTGGTGGCGACGCACGATGCCACGCTGCAGGAGTGGGCAGGCGGTCAGATCGCCCTCTGA
- the vsr gene encoding DNA mismatch endonuclease Vsr — translation MEQWEADDARRRHMARFGRRDTAPELALRRELHRRGRRFFVDRQVSRRCRVRPDLVFPRARIAVFVDGCFWHHCEEHTHLPKANAELWRRKLLANRERDARNQAILTTEGWRVLRSWEHDDPAAVADRVEDELDRWAAIVGRPEGR, via the coding sequence GTGGAACAGTGGGAAGCCGACGACGCACGCCGTCGCCACATGGCCCGCTTCGGCAGGCGTGACACGGCACCCGAGCTCGCACTGCGTCGGGAGCTGCACCGCCGGGGCCGTCGGTTCTTCGTCGACCGGCAGGTGAGCCGCCGGTGCCGTGTCCGCCCGGACCTCGTGTTCCCACGCGCCCGGATCGCGGTCTTCGTCGACGGCTGCTTCTGGCACCACTGCGAGGAGCACACGCACCTGCCGAAGGCGAACGCCGAGCTGTGGCGCCGGAAGCTGCTGGCGAACCGGGAGCGCGACGCCCGGAACCAGGCGATCCTGACGACCGAGGGCTGGCGGGTCCTCCGCTCGTGGGAGCACGACGATCCCGCAGCGGTCGCAGATCGCGTCGAGGACGAGCTCGACCGCTGGGCCGCCATCGTCGGCCGACCGGAAGGGCGGTGA
- a CDS encoding DUF1653 domain-containing protein — protein MSSDVMPGRYRHFKGGEYEVVLVARDVETEEPVVVYQALYGEQGHWVRSLAEFTAHVSRDGYEGPRFVRHG, from the coding sequence GTGAGCAGCGACGTGATGCCTGGGCGGTACCGGCACTTCAAGGGCGGGGAGTACGAGGTGGTCCTCGTGGCGAGGGACGTCGAGACCGAGGAGCCGGTCGTCGTGTACCAGGCGCTGTACGGGGAGCAGGGGCACTGGGTGCGGTCGCTTGCCGAATTCACGGCGCACGTGTCGCGGGACGGGTACGAGGGGCCGAGGTTCGTCCGCCACGGCTGA
- a CDS encoding alpha/beta hydrolase, whose amino-acid sequence MRQQAAVITDGEWKAKNKTSFIAAAVEVGAGGERIASHVDRAATVLIAYATRIEQIQSEAQSIKAAQDRNHDDLSANARAVEKLRESDADDASVRMLGLSAVAAGLQVSKVALEQSWQDLVVRRRAADAEAASKLGESEVIGAFATSAAAITGMTDEQLLAFLSGLGPEEIAAFAGNTALADRLRKVLDPKAVADWWSGLGGDDGKGSRDAHSAVQEAFIAAFPVVVGNLNGVAYWARDSANRITLKSALADAKQRVQALEAQRNGPGWSPALEAQLADATKYRDQLQNFDAGRRKHYDLNREGVRQLTSLTLGPPPLGAISIGDLDTAANATYVVPGMGTTLQDSTRLLLAAANLRNAQSLFTTDDTAVVAWIGYETPGPIAGGDPSVLYDGKAHKGAPLLSAELEGYRASVGPDTKLNVVAHSYGTTMSSIAVSQSPDLGVNSYVALGSAGIPIDVPNAASLHADHVYAGTGDEWVAPGGRIGSGRNDPDSFGFGAEHLDVGPGSGNKGVNAHDPLRHDDDENRDKWGYFDEGTKSLLSTAEATTR is encoded by the coding sequence GTGCGCCAGCAGGCGGCGGTCATCACTGACGGCGAGTGGAAAGCGAAGAACAAGACGTCGTTCATCGCCGCAGCAGTCGAAGTCGGCGCCGGCGGCGAGCGCATCGCCAGCCATGTCGATCGAGCTGCCACAGTCCTGATCGCCTACGCGACGAGGATCGAGCAGATCCAGTCTGAAGCCCAATCGATCAAGGCGGCTCAGGACCGGAACCACGACGACCTGAGTGCGAATGCCCGGGCGGTCGAGAAGTTGCGGGAGTCGGACGCCGATGACGCCTCGGTCCGCATGCTCGGTCTTTCCGCGGTGGCAGCCGGACTGCAGGTGTCGAAAGTTGCGCTCGAACAGTCGTGGCAGGACCTCGTCGTTCGCCGCCGGGCGGCTGATGCGGAGGCCGCGTCGAAGCTCGGTGAGTCCGAGGTGATCGGCGCGTTCGCGACGAGTGCTGCCGCGATCACGGGGATGACCGACGAGCAGCTGCTCGCCTTTCTCAGCGGCTTGGGACCCGAGGAGATCGCCGCGTTCGCCGGCAACACTGCACTCGCTGACCGGCTTCGCAAGGTCCTCGATCCGAAGGCAGTAGCAGATTGGTGGTCCGGGCTCGGCGGCGACGACGGGAAAGGCTCGCGGGATGCGCACTCGGCCGTCCAGGAGGCGTTCATCGCGGCCTTCCCTGTTGTGGTCGGCAACCTCAACGGCGTCGCCTACTGGGCGCGTGACTCCGCGAACAGGATCACGCTGAAGTCTGCGCTCGCCGACGCGAAGCAGCGAGTGCAGGCACTGGAAGCGCAGCGCAACGGACCCGGATGGTCTCCTGCCCTGGAGGCGCAGCTGGCTGACGCCACGAAGTACCGCGACCAGTTGCAGAACTTCGACGCGGGTCGCAGGAAGCACTACGACCTCAACCGGGAGGGCGTCCGTCAGCTCACGTCCCTCACGCTGGGTCCTCCCCCACTCGGCGCGATAAGCATCGGCGATCTCGATACCGCAGCGAACGCCACGTACGTCGTGCCCGGGATGGGGACGACCCTGCAGGACTCCACGCGGCTCCTCCTCGCTGCGGCGAACCTCCGGAATGCGCAGTCCCTCTTCACGACGGACGACACCGCGGTCGTCGCATGGATCGGATACGAGACGCCCGGACCGATCGCGGGCGGCGACCCCTCGGTCCTGTACGACGGCAAGGCGCACAAGGGCGCTCCGCTGCTCAGCGCCGAACTGGAGGGCTACCGCGCCTCGGTTGGTCCGGACACGAAACTCAACGTCGTCGCGCACTCTTACGGAACGACGATGAGCAGCATAGCCGTCAGCCAATCGCCAGACCTCGGCGTGAACAGCTACGTTGCTCTCGGCTCTGCGGGCATCCCCATCGACGTCCCGAATGCTGCTTCGCTGCACGCTGACCACGTGTACGCGGGCACCGGCGACGAATGGGTCGCTCCGGGTGGGCGCATCGGAAGTGGTCGGAACGACCCTGACTCGTTCGGCTTCGGCGCCGAGCACCTCGATGTGGGTCCTGGCAGCGGGAACAAGGGCGTCAACGCTCATGATCCGCTGCGGCACGATGACGACGAGAACCGAGACAAATGGGGATACTTCGATGAAGGCACGAAGTCACTCCTGAGCACGGCGGAGGCCACAACTCGATGA
- a CDS encoding SDR family NAD(P)-dependent oxidoreductase — translation MTTAPTAQTEPRTALVTGASSGIGEAIARELTAAGLTVAVHGRDEQRTRAVAEDIERQGGRAVALTADLSQSPDVVRALAAEARDQLGGHVDVLVNNAGVYPGGPTESLDDDTVDALLATNIRAPHVLVAAVAPGMAERGSGHIVNIGSWMARVGVLFMALYPATKAAVEQLTRAWAAEYGHRGIRVVTIAPGATATPGNADSADVLAAMTQGTPAGVPVQPVDIARAVRWVVSDQAAFVTGGTIDVDGGIASTRLD, via the coding sequence ATGACCACCGCACCCACCGCCCAGACCGAACCCCGCACCGCCCTCGTCACCGGCGCCTCGAGCGGCATCGGCGAGGCCATCGCCCGCGAACTCACCGCCGCCGGGCTCACCGTCGCCGTCCACGGCCGCGATGAGCAGCGCACCCGCGCCGTCGCCGAGGACATCGAGCGCCAGGGCGGTCGCGCCGTCGCCCTCACCGCCGACCTGTCGCAGAGTCCCGATGTCGTGCGCGCACTCGCCGCCGAGGCCCGGGACCAGCTCGGCGGCCACGTCGACGTCCTCGTCAACAACGCGGGCGTCTACCCCGGAGGCCCGACCGAGTCCCTCGACGACGACACCGTCGATGCCCTCCTCGCCACGAACATCCGCGCGCCCCACGTCCTCGTCGCGGCCGTCGCCCCCGGCATGGCAGAGCGCGGCAGCGGCCACATCGTCAACATCGGCTCGTGGATGGCCCGCGTCGGCGTCCTCTTCATGGCCCTCTACCCCGCCACGAAGGCCGCTGTCGAACAGCTCACCCGCGCCTGGGCCGCCGAGTACGGCCACCGCGGCATCCGGGTCGTCACCATCGCCCCGGGAGCGACGGCGACCCCGGGCAACGCCGACTCGGCCGACGTCCTCGCCGCGATGACGCAGGGCACCCCTGCAGGCGTCCCGGTGCAGCCGGTCGACATCGCCCGCGCCGTGCGCTGGGTGGTCTCAGACCAGGCCGCGTTCGTCACCGGCGGCACCATCGACGTCGACGGCGGGATCGCGTCGACGAGACTGGACTGA